A window from Mycobacterium saskatchewanense encodes these proteins:
- a CDS encoding DUF3662 and FHA domain-containing protein, whose product MSSQRGIAARIERRLEATVDNAFARVFGGSVVPQEIEALLRREAETGVRSLGNRLLAPNEYIITLGMHDFEKVGADPDLTSGTFARYLVHYIREQGWQTYGEVVVRFEQSSNLHTGQYRARGAVNPDVQPRPSADDSVRPQSIHAFGAERGVAMTDNPSYRGGPGAGRPGDEYYDDRYGRPQDDARGGQEAPGGPDPRGGYPPEQGGYPPQQGYPPPRHPEQGGYPAPGGGYPEGGYAEHQGGYPGQGGYQDQRGYQEPGAYPEQRGYQEEPGGYPGQGGGYQEQRGYQEQQAPGGYPPPSYEQRPPGPAGYGGQGGQGYDQGYRPGGGYGPPAAAQPAPQGYGGYGDYGRGPARPDEAGYAPPEQRPAYPEQGGAYEQGYQQGGEYGRQEYGQGDYTQYAEPVPGGYGAPGGGYPEPPNRDYEYGQPADYGQPAGGYGGYGQGGYGSAGTTVTLQLDDGSGRTYQLREGSNIVGRGQDAQFRLPDTGVSRRHLEIRWDGQVALLTDLNSTNGTTVNNAPIQEWQLADGDVIRLGHSEIIVRIH is encoded by the coding sequence ATGAGTAGCCAGCGGGGGATCGCCGCGCGTATCGAGCGCAGGCTCGAGGCGACCGTCGACAACGCGTTTGCCCGAGTGTTCGGCGGCTCGGTCGTCCCGCAAGAGATCGAAGCCCTGTTGCGCCGGGAAGCCGAGACGGGCGTCCGCTCCCTGGGGAATCGCCTTTTGGCCCCCAACGAATACATCATTACCCTCGGTATGCACGACTTCGAGAAGGTGGGCGCCGACCCGGATCTCACGTCGGGCACTTTCGCTAGGTACTTGGTTCACTACATCCGGGAACAGGGGTGGCAAACGTATGGTGAGGTGGTTGTCCGGTTCGAGCAGTCGTCGAACCTGCATACCGGCCAGTACCGCGCGCGTGGTGCTGTCAACCCCGATGTCCAGCCCCGCCCGTCGGCTGACGATTCCGTCCGGCCACAATCAATTCATGCGTTCGGCGCAGAACGAGGAGTAGCAATGACCGATAATCCGAGCTACCGCGGGGGCCCGGGGGCGGGACGGCCCGGCGACGAGTACTACGACGACCGCTACGGGCGCCCCCAGGACGACGCGCGCGGCGGCCAGGAGGCACCTGGCGGACCCGACCCGCGGGGTGGATATCCGCCCGAGCAGGGCGGCTACCCGCCGCAGCAGGGCTACCCGCCGCCTCGCCACCCCGAGCAGGGTGGTTACCCGGCCCCGGGCGGCGGCTACCCCGAAGGTGGTTACGCGGAGCACCAGGGCGGCTACCCGGGCCAGGGCGGCTACCAGGATCAGCGCGGCTACCAGGAGCCGGGCGCCTATCCCGAGCAGCGCGGCTACCAAGAGGAGCCCGGCGGCTACCCGGGTCAGGGCGGCGGTTACCAAGAGCAGCGCGGCTACCAGGAGCAGCAGGCCCCCGGCGGCTACCCGCCGCCGTCGTACGAGCAGCGTCCGCCGGGGCCGGCCGGCTACGGCGGTCAAGGCGGGCAGGGCTATGACCAGGGCTACCGCCCGGGCGGCGGCTACGGCCCGCCCGCGGCCGCTCAGCCCGCCCCGCAGGGCTACGGCGGATACGGCGACTACGGCCGCGGTCCCGCCCGCCCGGACGAGGCCGGCTACGCACCGCCGGAACAGCGCCCGGCGTACCCCGAGCAAGGCGGCGCGTACGAGCAGGGCTACCAGCAGGGCGGCGAATACGGCCGTCAGGAGTACGGCCAGGGCGACTACACCCAGTACGCCGAACCTGTCCCGGGCGGCTACGGCGCCCCGGGCGGCGGGTACCCCGAGCCGCCCAACCGCGACTACGAATACGGCCAGCCCGCGGATTACGGCCAGCCGGCGGGTGGTTACGGCGGTTACGGCCAGGGCGGGTACGGGTCCGCCGGAACGACCGTCACCCTGCAGCTCGACGACGGTAGCGGCCGCACATACCAGCTGCGCGAAGGCTCCAATATCGTCGGCCGCGGGCAGGACGCCCAGTTCCGGTTGCCCGACACCGGGGTGTCACGGCGTCACCTGGAGATCCGCTGGGACGGGCAGGTCGCGTTGCTCACCGACCTGAACTCGACGAACGGCACCACCGTCAACAACGCTCCGATCCAGGAGTGGCAGCTGGCCGACGGCGACGTGATCCGCTTGGGCCATTCGGAGATCATCGTCCGCATTCACTAA
- a CDS encoding amino acid permease → MSADAGPSIAPDARRDSPASHGMHLGHYRLELHRGVGTFASFAAGFSFVSILTTVDQFFFIGFGFGGAAFFWTWPVVFIGQLLVAYNFATLAARFPISGAIYQWSSRLAGPTFGWFTGWVMVVAEILTTAAAAIALQAILPQIWTGFQFMGGPDADSSPTSPTGAANAVVLGIILLGITTVINALSVRLMSAINTAGVVLELIGVAVVLVMLFTHVKRGLGTVMHATGATTPAHSNQVFAWAASALMAAYVMVGFDSAGELSEETHAPRRTTPRTITRSLIVSGVLGMLLLLGGILAAPSLTDGTLSSIGLPAVLSDVFGPTAGRIVLADVAIAVFACTLAIQTAGSRMIYSMARERSLPFPGFLSKVSKTNGAPFVSTFVVGIGAAIVLLINIKQSAIFTALASLCIGMLYLAYLGVTVPLLIERIRHRRDDLVLDGVDEHGNPLFALGRWGIVVNGLAVVYQVVMAVNLLWPRSAVYDTTGHTWWLKWSAVLFIGLTLVAGFLIHRRNEQREGAKQAMPYLPETAGMEAATA, encoded by the coding sequence ATGTCTGCCGATGCGGGACCTTCCATCGCGCCGGACGCGCGCCGCGATTCACCGGCGTCACACGGGATGCATCTCGGGCATTACCGCCTGGAATTGCACCGTGGCGTGGGGACTTTCGCGTCCTTCGCGGCCGGTTTCTCGTTCGTGTCCATCCTGACCACGGTCGACCAGTTCTTCTTCATCGGCTTTGGCTTCGGCGGGGCGGCGTTCTTCTGGACCTGGCCGGTGGTGTTCATAGGCCAACTGCTGGTCGCGTATAACTTCGCCACCCTGGCCGCCCGCTTCCCGATCTCCGGGGCGATTTATCAGTGGTCGAGTCGGCTGGCCGGCCCGACGTTCGGATGGTTCACCGGCTGGGTCATGGTCGTGGCCGAGATCCTGACCACCGCGGCGGCCGCCATCGCCTTGCAGGCGATCCTTCCCCAGATCTGGACCGGCTTCCAGTTCATGGGCGGCCCGGATGCGGACAGCTCCCCGACCTCCCCGACGGGAGCCGCCAACGCCGTCGTCCTGGGCATCATCCTGCTGGGAATCACCACCGTGATCAACGCCCTCAGCGTGCGTCTGATGTCGGCCATCAACACCGCCGGCGTCGTGCTGGAGTTGATCGGCGTGGCGGTCGTGCTGGTCATGCTGTTCACCCACGTCAAGCGGGGACTGGGAACTGTCATGCACGCCACGGGCGCGACCACGCCGGCGCACTCCAACCAGGTGTTTGCGTGGGCGGCCTCGGCGCTGATGGCGGCCTACGTCATGGTCGGATTCGATTCCGCGGGAGAGCTTTCCGAGGAGACGCACGCGCCTCGGCGAACGACGCCGCGCACGATCACCCGCTCGCTGATCGTCTCGGGAGTGCTCGGCATGCTGTTGCTGCTCGGCGGGATCCTGGCCGCGCCGAGCCTGACTGACGGCACCCTGTCCAGCATCGGCCTGCCGGCCGTGCTGAGTGACGTCTTCGGCCCGACCGCGGGCAGGATCGTCTTGGCTGACGTGGCCATCGCGGTCTTCGCCTGCACATTGGCGATTCAGACGGCGGGTAGCCGCATGATCTATTCGATGGCCCGCGAACGATCCCTCCCTTTCCCGGGATTCTTGTCCAAGGTGTCGAAAACCAATGGGGCTCCGTTCGTTTCGACGTTCGTGGTCGGCATCGGCGCGGCGATCGTGCTGCTGATAAATATCAAGCAGAGCGCAATCTTCACGGCGCTGGCGAGCCTGTGTATCGGCATGCTGTACCTGGCCTACCTTGGCGTTACGGTGCCGCTGCTGATCGAACGGATCCGCCACCGCCGCGACGACCTGGTCCTGGATGGGGTGGACGAGCACGGCAATCCGCTGTTCGCCCTCGGCCGGTGGGGCATCGTCGTCAATGGCCTCGCGGTGGTCTATCAGGTCGTCATGGCCGTCAACCTGCTCTGGCCGCGCTCGGCCGTGTATGACACGACGGGCCACACATGGTGGCTGAAGTGGAGCGCCGTTCTGTTCATCGGACTCACGCTGGTGGCGGGCTTTCTCATCCATAGGCGCAACGAGCAGCGTGAGGGGGCGAAGCAGGCCATGCCTTATCTACCAGAGACCGCGGGCATGGAGGCGGCGACCGCCTGA